The Listeria monocytogenes genome window below encodes:
- a CDS encoding amidohydrolase → MKLWKNATFYQMTAEGDQVSAVLTEKGHIYAIGEAQELEKKYAANITETIDLGGNVVFPGFVDAHIHLLWYGQALERLNLNQTTTKKEALALIAGRIKQLASDEWLFVEGYDENKWSDEQTLISLADLDAVSQTNPILVRRIDYHSVSINSALKAHIADFSETGFDGGGEIVRDKTGHFTGVLRDNATTMAIDSFPAATPSELSTWLNIAITDLWSKGITGAHSEDLHYFTGFASTLAAFRNTVGANKMPFRAHLLVHHAELAAFSASNESFVSGDAFLELGAMKIFYDGTVGSRTALMSAGYADNPDEKGLQIHSDQAFENLVKAARKAGLPVAIHILGDQAFANVIRTLRANPPKEGQYDRLIHTPWLTESLIEEAVGLPVLFDIQPQFMASDLPWALEVLGENHPPLAFAWKTLLQAGFPLAGGSDAPIEVPNPFLGIHAAVTRTANADLNGVEYWPEQGLTVFEAIQLYTKGAAFASYKTTTRGQIAPGFVADFTILAEDPFQIKQAELRQVNVMMTVVNEQIVYQKK, encoded by the coding sequence GCTACCTTTTATCAAATGACAGCTGAAGGGGATCAGGTTTCTGCGGTATTAACAGAAAAAGGACACATTTATGCAATCGGAGAAGCACAAGAGCTAGAAAAAAAATATGCGGCTAATATTACCGAAACGATTGATTTAGGAGGGAACGTGGTATTTCCTGGGTTCGTTGATGCGCATATTCACTTACTTTGGTATGGACAAGCTTTAGAACGTCTTAATTTAAACCAAACCACCACTAAAAAAGAGGCATTAGCGTTGATTGCAGGACGGATAAAACAACTTGCTAGTGACGAATGGCTGTTTGTGGAAGGGTATGATGAGAATAAATGGTCAGATGAACAAACGTTGATTTCTTTGGCTGACTTAGATGCAGTTAGCCAAACGAATCCGATATTAGTTCGGCGCATTGATTATCATAGTGTTTCCATCAATTCGGCATTAAAAGCGCACATTGCTGATTTTTCAGAAACTGGTTTTGATGGTGGTGGTGAAATTGTTCGTGATAAAACAGGTCATTTTACTGGAGTTTTAAGAGATAATGCAACGACTATGGCGATAGATTCTTTCCCAGCAGCAACGCCTTCTGAACTGAGCACATGGCTGAACATAGCGATAACTGATTTATGGTCGAAAGGCATAACGGGTGCACACTCGGAAGATTTACACTATTTCACGGGATTTGCTTCGACTTTAGCTGCTTTTCGAAATACTGTTGGTGCTAATAAAATGCCGTTTCGTGCGCATTTGCTGGTTCACCACGCAGAACTCGCTGCTTTTTCGGCTTCTAATGAAAGCTTTGTAAGTGGGGATGCCTTTTTAGAATTAGGAGCGATGAAAATTTTCTATGATGGAACCGTGGGCTCGCGAACAGCCTTGATGAGTGCGGGATACGCAGATAATCCAGATGAAAAAGGACTGCAAATTCATTCTGATCAAGCATTTGAAAATTTAGTTAAAGCGGCGCGAAAAGCAGGGTTACCTGTTGCTATCCATATTTTAGGTGATCAAGCTTTTGCTAATGTGATTCGGACATTACGTGCCAATCCGCCTAAAGAAGGGCAATACGACAGACTAATACATACACCTTGGCTTACAGAATCGCTAATAGAAGAAGCTGTGGGGTTGCCTGTGCTATTTGATATACAGCCGCAATTCATGGCGAGTGATCTTCCGTGGGCGCTAGAAGTACTTGGAGAAAATCATCCACCGCTAGCTTTTGCTTGGAAAACGCTTCTACAGGCTGGTTTTCCGCTAGCTGGAGGAAGTGATGCGCCGATAGAAGTACCGAATCCGTTTTTGGGTATCCATGCGGCTGTCACTAGAACGGCGAATGCAGATTTGAATGGAGTAGAATATTGGCCAGAGCAGGGACTAACTGTGTTTGAAGCTATTCAACTATATACAAAAGGTGCGGCATTTGCGAGCTACAAAACAACTACACGCGGACAAATTGCGCCGGGCTTTGTTGCTGATTTTACGATTTTGGCAGAAGATCCATTTCAAATAAAACAAGCAGAACTTCGTCAAGTGAACGTTATGATGACGGTTGTAAATGAACAAATTGTTTATCAGAAAAAGTGA